From a region of the Octopus sinensis linkage group LG18, ASM634580v1, whole genome shotgun sequence genome:
- the LOC115221577 gene encoding uncharacterized protein LOC115221577, protein MSSGEENFHRSLSKKEKRCIGVVRHPDYQLRDSSTHKHDLCSDIMWNILPLNLRHSRSIDLPCHSKELDNLTKEKVSLQSYKKVSPENPTFWQEEDFHSVVGLEYDEDGTCVKNNQNQDNGDYFSKDMYDAKDVLGNDAKFPEVEYDRVDDRSNLPWNIEENLERKRVEAVDSNSSLSRERISHKNSLGRHRRSRKEESEAKDSISKRLLRKSSSSYSSELLWDPLDSEIHTESNNNSYKSYEKSSDEKTKEKAKASGGHHVNVKLKSSFSLYQVRTDSPVISTNFFWGKQCLPMQKRPARIRNSKAIQRQYSDITHISSRSEDDNKNNAANFYHRSISAVDFTKKEVMKSLSNIPSNHNVRKKKKSRSSFKDLIYRRFNIGVDYNSWLERQERVQ, encoded by the coding sequence ATGTCTTCAGGCGAAGAAAACTTTCACAGATCTTTAAGCAAGAAAGAGAAACGATGTATTGGAGTAGTTCGCCACCCAGATTACCAGTTACGTGATAgttccacacacaaacacgatcTGTGTTCAGATATTATGTGGAATATTTTACCTCTCAATCTGCGGCACAGTCGAAGCATAGATTTACCCTGTCATTCCAAAGAATTAGATAATCTAACAAAAGAGAAAGTAAGTCTACAGTCTTACAAGAAAGTGAGTCCAGAGAATCCCACATTTTGGCAAGAGGAAGATTTTCATTCGGTTGTAGGTCTCGAATATGATGAAGATGGAACCTGTGTTAAAAATAACCAAAATCAAGATAATGGGGACTATTTTAGCAAAGATATGTATGATGCCAAGGATGTGCTCGGAAATGATGCAAAGTTTCCGGAAGTTGAATATGACCGGGTTGACGATCGTAGTAATTTGCCGTGGAACattgaagaaaatttagaaagaaaacgtGTTGAAGCTGTTGATTCCAACTCGAGTTTAAGTAGGGAAAGAATTAGTCATAAGAATTCGTTAGGACGGCataggagaagcagaaaagaagaatcGGAAGCAAAGGATTCTATTAGTAAAAGACTACTCAGAAAGAGTTCTTCATCATACTCTTCTGAATTACTGTGGGATCCTCTTGATAGCGAAATACACACagaaagcaataacaacagctacAAAAGCTATGAAAAGAGTAGTGATGAGAAAACAAAGGAGAAGGCGAAAGCAAGTGGTGGCCACCATGTAAACGTTAAGTTGAAGAGCAGTTTTTCTTTATACCAAGTACGAACAGATAGTCCTGTGATCTCAACTAATTTCTTCTGGGGTAAGCAATGTCTACCAATGCAAAAACGACCTGCCAGAATAAGAAATTCGAAAGCGATTCAAAGACAATACAGTGATATCACACATATATCTTCAAGATCCgaagatgataataaaaataatgccgCAAACTTTTATCATCGATCTATTTCTGCCGTTGATTTTACCAAGAAAGAAGTGATGAAATCACTCTCGAACATTCCAAGCAATCATAATGtgcgaaagaagaaaaaaagccgcTCATCTTTTAAGGATTTAATATACAGACGTTTCAATATTGGTGTGGATTACAATTCCTGGCTGGAAAGACAAGAAAG